A stretch of Myroides oncorhynchi DNA encodes these proteins:
- the accD gene encoding acetyl-CoA carboxylase, carboxyltransferase subunit beta has translation MAWFKRKEKGIQTPTEDKKDIPKGLWYKSPTGKIIDQDQLEQNLWVSPEDGYHVRIGSKEYFEILFDNNDYKEIAKSLSSKDILKFEDTKKYVDRLKEAMTKTQLKDAVRVAVGQSKGEKLVVAAMDFAFIGGSMGSVVGEKIARGIDYSLKNNIPFMMISKSGGARMMEAGFSLMQMAKTSAKLAQLSDAKIPYISLCTDPTTGGISASFAMLGDINIAEPGALIGFAGPRIVKDTTGKDLPEGFQTSEFLLEHGFLDFITHRRDLKKNVNQYLDLILNRPMR, from the coding sequence ATGGCTTGGTTTAAAAGGAAAGAAAAAGGTATTCAGACGCCAACAGAAGACAAAAAAGATATTCCAAAAGGATTATGGTATAAATCACCAACAGGAAAAATAATTGATCAAGATCAATTAGAACAAAATTTATGGGTAAGTCCAGAAGATGGATATCACGTTCGTATTGGTAGTAAAGAGTATTTTGAGATTCTTTTTGACAACAACGACTACAAAGAAATAGCCAAAAGCCTTTCTTCAAAAGATATTTTAAAATTTGAAGATACTAAGAAGTATGTAGATCGCTTAAAAGAAGCAATGACTAAAACACAATTAAAAGATGCTGTTAGAGTTGCTGTTGGTCAATCAAAAGGAGAAAAATTAGTAGTAGCTGCAATGGATTTTGCTTTTATTGGAGGATCTATGGGATCTGTAGTAGGAGAAAAAATCGCACGTGGAATAGACTACTCACTAAAAAACAACATACCATTCATGATGATTTCAAAATCAGGAGGAGCTCGTATGATGGAAGCTGGTTTTTCGTTAATGCAAATGGCAAAAACATCTGCTAAATTAGCTCAATTAAGCGATGCTAAGATTCCATACATTTCATTATGTACAGATCCTACAACTGGTGGTATTTCGGCTTCTTTTGCGATGTTAGGAGATATAAACATAGCTGAACCAGGTGCATTAATTGGTTTCGCAGGACCACGTATTGTAAAAGACACAACTGGTAAAGATTTGCCAGAAGGATTCCAAACTTCTGAGTTTTTATTAGAGCATGGTTTCCTAGATTTTATTACACATAGAAGAGATCTTAAAAAGAATGTAAATCAATATTTAGATTTAATCTTAAACAGACCTATGAGATAA